The Planococcus versutus genome contains a region encoding:
- the glgB gene encoding 1,4-alpha-glucan branching protein GlgB — translation MKNLKSLLTQAKLEAFHMGLMKDAYLYFGAHVTNDQTKFTLWVPNVNKVAVACTYPTSLIEEVFQMKQHPLDETIWQVEIPQKLTDCAYEYIIETTSGKTIKKSDPYARASELRPNTKSIVATQANHKWSKAVLQQKKVQNYHHFEKPMVIYELHIGTWKRDEQGDFLTYRELADILIPYVMEMEFTHIEVMPITEHPLDESWGYQATGYFSPTSRYGTSEDLKYFVAKCAEHKIGVILDWIPGHFCVDEHALANFNGSPLYEYTQEERRNNPEWGTLNFDIQKGEIVSFLLSSSHYWIQEFKFDGFRMDALISLLFIPNSKERLVNQQGIEFLQKLTSRLKENFPGILLIAEDAWNFPKVTHEVADGGVGFHYKWNFGWMRDTLDYMETQPPKRSTVHGKMNFSLMYQYEERYLLALSHDEVVNGQNSLLNKLPGTLDERFSQLRLLLGFWIAHPGKKLLFMGQEFGHFEEWTFKPSLDWSSLEVENHKKMANFTKKLLAFYKSEPALFELDDHPDGFSWIDADNYEQSIATFIRRGHLPKDDCIVICNFSENDHKKIAVGVPTNTVYEKVFTTTTDQQKPIIYAINHPSNNLPYSILLDLPAFTMSIWKKKKGSEAQ, via the coding sequence ATGAAAAACCTGAAAAGCCTCTTGACTCAAGCCAAACTGGAGGCTTTCCATATGGGGTTGATGAAAGATGCTTATCTTTACTTTGGGGCACATGTAACCAACGATCAAACCAAATTTACTTTATGGGTTCCAAATGTCAATAAAGTAGCGGTAGCATGCACATATCCAACTAGTTTAATAGAAGAGGTTTTTCAAATGAAACAACATCCGCTTGATGAAACAATTTGGCAAGTAGAAATCCCACAAAAGCTAACTGACTGTGCATATGAATATATTATTGAAACCACAAGTGGAAAAACTATAAAAAAGTCGGATCCTTACGCACGTGCAAGTGAACTCAGACCGAATACAAAATCAATAGTCGCTACACAAGCAAACCACAAGTGGTCAAAAGCAGTGTTGCAACAAAAGAAAGTTCAAAATTATCATCATTTTGAGAAACCAATGGTGATTTACGAACTGCACATTGGCACATGGAAACGCGACGAACAAGGTGACTTTTTAACTTATCGTGAGCTAGCCGATATATTGATTCCCTATGTAATGGAAATGGAGTTTACACACATAGAAGTGATGCCAATTACAGAACATCCACTTGATGAATCGTGGGGTTATCAGGCGACTGGTTACTTTTCTCCAACGAGTCGCTACGGAACGAGCGAAGACTTGAAATATTTTGTTGCGAAATGTGCAGAACATAAAATAGGAGTGATTTTAGATTGGATTCCTGGACATTTTTGTGTAGATGAACATGCATTGGCGAATTTTAATGGCAGTCCTTTATATGAATACACACAGGAAGAACGACGCAACAATCCAGAATGGGGCACGCTGAATTTTGATATTCAAAAAGGAGAAATCGTTAGCTTTCTTTTATCCAGCAGTCATTACTGGATTCAAGAATTTAAATTTGATGGCTTTCGAATGGATGCATTAATTTCGTTGCTGTTTATTCCAAATAGTAAAGAGCGTCTGGTCAATCAGCAAGGAATAGAATTTCTACAAAAACTGACGAGTCGTTTGAAAGAAAACTTTCCAGGCATCTTATTAATTGCTGAAGATGCATGGAACTTTCCAAAAGTGACGCATGAGGTGGCAGATGGGGGCGTTGGTTTTCACTATAAATGGAATTTTGGATGGATGCGTGACACGCTAGATTACATGGAAACGCAGCCTCCAAAGCGTTCAACAGTCCATGGCAAAATGAATTTTTCGCTAATGTATCAATACGAAGAGCGGTATCTTTTGGCTCTTTCGCACGATGAAGTGGTAAACGGACAAAACTCATTGTTAAACAAACTTCCAGGGACTTTGGATGAACGATTTTCTCAACTAAGATTACTTTTAGGATTTTGGATTGCGCATCCAGGAAAAAAATTATTGTTTATGGGACAAGAATTTGGTCATTTTGAGGAATGGACCTTTAAGCCTTCGCTCGATTGGTCTTCATTAGAAGTAGAAAATCATAAAAAAATGGCGAATTTTACAAAAAAACTACTAGCTTTTTATAAGTCAGAACCTGCGCTTTTTGAATTAGATGATCATCCTGACGGTTTCTCGTGGATTGACGCAGATAATTATGAACAAAGCATTGCTACCTTTATTCGAAGAGGGCATTTGCCGAAAGATGATTGCATCGTCATCTGCAACTTTTCTGAAAACGATCATAAAAAAATCGCGGTAGGAGTTCCAACAAACACGGTTTACGAAAAAGTATTTACAACAACGACGGATCAGCAAAAACCAATTATTTATGCTATAAACCATCCAAGTAATAACTTGCCTTACTCGATCCTACTGGATTTACCTGCATTTACAATGAGTATATGGAAAAAAAAGAAAGGAAGTGAAGCACAATGA
- a CDS encoding sugar phosphate nucleotidyltransferase — MNLLAVVDASVKKEGLQDLTMQRTVSSVPFAGRYRLIDFTLSNLVNSGVSTVGIFPSYPLASLLDHIGVGKSWDLDRRKNGLYFLPVTQRDGGLSSVGAFAALEEHIQFFTKSNQPHVVVTNSFVITQLDFKDMLEQHIDSGADITEAVSQGVSLKNYILSRELLLELIQTHQDKKVVSVEDVVNLKKSPHVFNEYDYKGYFAVIDSIQSYFEASFALLDEENREQLFLKDRPIYTKVKDEPPTRYMNGSKVKRALIANGSTIMGEVIDSTISRGVYIKKGARIEKCIIMQKSSVEENCDLKYVIADKDVFIGEGVVLHGTAEHPIVLRKGETVRKEDLR; from the coding sequence ATGAACTTACTTGCAGTAGTAGATGCCTCTGTTAAAAAAGAAGGATTGCAAGATTTAACCATGCAACGGACGGTGTCGTCTGTCCCATTTGCTGGAAGATACCGGTTGATTGATTTTACTTTATCAAATCTAGTGAATTCGGGTGTAAGTACGGTTGGCATATTTCCTTCTTACCCACTAGCATCATTATTGGATCACATTGGTGTCGGAAAGAGTTGGGATTTAGATCGAAGAAAAAACGGGCTGTATTTCTTACCGGTTACTCAAAGAGATGGTGGGTTATCGAGTGTAGGTGCGTTTGCTGCTTTAGAAGAACATATTCAATTTTTTACTAAAAGTAACCAGCCCCATGTGGTGGTAACGAATAGTTTCGTTATTACTCAACTAGACTTCAAAGATATGCTAGAACAACACATTGACTCAGGTGCGGATATCACAGAAGCTGTCAGTCAAGGTGTGTCACTAAAAAATTATATTTTATCCAGAGAGCTATTATTGGAATTGATCCAGACACATCAAGATAAAAAAGTAGTGAGTGTAGAAGATGTCGTTAACTTGAAGAAAAGTCCACATGTATTCAATGAGTATGACTATAAGGGTTATTTCGCTGTGATTGATTCAATTCAAAGCTATTTTGAAGCTTCCTTTGCTTTACTAGACGAGGAAAATAGAGAGCAATTATTTCTTAAAGATCGTCCGATTTATACAAAGGTAAAAGATGAACCACCTACTCGTTACATGAATGGTTCTAAAGTGAAACGAGCTCTAATTGCCAACGGAAGCACCATTATGGGGGAAGTAATTGACAGTACGATTAGCCGAGGAGTTTATATTAAAAAAGGTGCACGCATTGAAAAGTGCATTATTATGCAAAAGTCCAGTGTCGAAGAAAACTGTGATTTAAAATATGTGATAGCTGACAAAGACGTATTTATTGGTGAAGGCGTCGTTCTACACGGAACTGCAGAACACCCCATCGTTTTGCGTAAAGGAGAAACAGTTAGAAAGGAGGATTTGCGATGA
- a CDS encoding glucose-1-phosphate adenylyltransferase, with product MNKKVVAMLLAGGQGSRLKSLTYTIAKPALPFGGKYRIIDFPLSNCTNSGIDTVGVLTQYQPHVLHAYIGLGTPWDLDRHNGGVTMLPPYAEIDGNKWYAGTASAIYQNMSFLQTCEPEYVLILSGDHIYKMDYELLIDYHKEHDADVTISVLEVPWEEASRFGVIHVDDKMGVNEFDEKPEKPKSNLASMGVYVFTWKKLKEYLESDNRSTASSHDFGKDILPAMLSNGEKMVAYPFKGYWKDVGTVESLWEANMDLLDLNSGLNLHDPDWRIYSSNPQLPPQVINETGTVVGSMVNEGCVISGEVVKSIIFQNVTIKKDASVSESVVMSGAIINKGAKLHRVIVPPKLVVPEGFEICNQQGEVILLTQEQLDEWKESVRK from the coding sequence ATGAACAAAAAAGTAGTTGCGATGCTTTTAGCAGGCGGACAAGGAAGTCGGTTAAAATCATTAACTTATACAATAGCTAAACCTGCACTTCCGTTTGGAGGAAAATACCGAATTATCGATTTCCCTTTATCCAATTGCACCAATTCCGGAATCGATACGGTCGGTGTCTTGACTCAATATCAACCACATGTCTTGCATGCATATATCGGACTCGGAACCCCGTGGGACTTAGACCGACATAATGGCGGGGTGACTATGTTACCACCTTATGCTGAAATTGATGGGAACAAATGGTATGCAGGGACAGCCAGTGCCATCTATCAAAACATGTCTTTTCTTCAAACCTGTGAACCCGAGTATGTTCTTATTTTGTCAGGAGATCATATATATAAAATGGATTACGAACTGTTGATTGATTATCATAAAGAGCATGACGCAGACGTAACCATTTCTGTGTTAGAAGTTCCTTGGGAAGAAGCAAGTCGATTTGGTGTTATTCATGTGGATGACAAAATGGGCGTTAATGAGTTTGATGAAAAGCCAGAAAAGCCGAAAAGTAACTTAGCTTCCATGGGCGTTTATGTCTTCACTTGGAAGAAACTAAAAGAATATTTAGAATCAGATAATAGAAGTACAGCGTCTTCTCATGATTTTGGAAAAGATATTTTACCGGCCATGCTAAGCAATGGTGAAAAAATGGTGGCTTATCCATTTAAGGGGTACTGGAAAGACGTTGGAACGGTTGAAAGCTTATGGGAAGCTAATATGGACTTACTTGACTTAAACTCGGGTTTAAATTTACATGATCCAGATTGGCGGATATATTCTTCAAACCCACAATTACCACCTCAAGTCATTAATGAAACGGGAACAGTGGTGGGGTCTATGGTAAACGAAGGTTGTGTTATTTCGGGAGAGGTTGTAAAATCGATTATTTTTCAAAACGTCACCATCAAAAAAGATGCGTCAGTCTCAGAAAGTGTCGTTATGAGTGGTGCAATCATCAACAAAGGAGCGAAGCTTCATCGCGTAATTGTGCCACCAAAATTAGTAGTTCCTGAGGGATTTGAAATTTGTAACCAGCAAGGTGAAGTGATTCTCTTAACACAAGAACAGCTGGATGAGTGGAAGGAGAGTGTCCGTAAATGA
- a CDS encoding SCO family protein: MRKYRGLVLAVFFSIFLVACNQGIEDPLELEIENFTFTNHNNEDFGLADLEGEVWLADFVFTNCTTVCLPMMANMTNIQEQLKEKGLDVQLVSFSVDPAFDKPEILKSYAENYGADLSSWNLLTGYTPQEIDDFAMNNFKTLARKPENDDQVIHGTYFFLVNQEGVIMKSYNGLNPPVEDILSDAKILLTEE; encoded by the coding sequence TTGCGGAAATATAGAGGGTTAGTACTAGCTGTGTTTTTCAGCATTTTTCTAGTTGCCTGCAATCAAGGCATTGAAGACCCGCTCGAATTAGAAATAGAAAACTTTACGTTTACAAATCATAATAACGAAGATTTTGGTTTAGCAGATTTGGAAGGCGAAGTATGGCTTGCTGATTTTGTATTTACTAATTGCACAACTGTTTGCCTGCCAATGATGGCGAACATGACAAATATTCAAGAGCAGTTAAAAGAAAAGGGGCTAGATGTTCAACTTGTCTCCTTTAGTGTAGATCCTGCGTTTGATAAACCCGAAATTTTGAAATCTTATGCAGAGAATTACGGAGCTGATTTGTCGTCTTGGAATTTATTGACGGGCTATACACCGCAAGAAATCGATGATTTTGCGATGAATAATTTTAAAACTTTAGCTCGAAAGCCTGAAAATGATGATCAAGTGATTCATGGTACTTATTTCTTCTTGGTTAACCAAGAAGGTGTCATCATGAAGTCTTATAACGGATTAAATCCACCAGTAGAAGACATTCTGTCAGATGCAAAAATTTTGTTGACGGAGGAATAA
- a CDS encoding lactonase family protein, whose translation MVASYLLTGSYASKSEPGIKLWELDNITGELTELIGIAGIERPSFIAVHPNGTSFVATSEVGNGELVSYWVHPVAKKMVEINRQRSNGDHPAHVTIDETGQWLLSTTYSGATINVYPLHADGAIGEIAFSVKHHGSGPNQDRQDAAHPHSIIQVPGKNLFLVSDLGNDTISTYKLNSDTGELTLQYTAYTEAGAGPRHLSFHPSEPVVYSVNELNSTLMVYKISREGRLEFFQLLPLVPDSYNGENTSAEVAVSSDGLFVYASNRGHDSIASFSVQANGTLENLGLAGSGGEGPRHFALVPGNDRLIVANENSHTLTTLKIGHSGTPCIIEYFIETTAPVCVKVIK comes from the coding sequence ATGGTAGCCAGCTATTTGCTAACAGGTTCATATGCATCTAAATCAGAACCAGGAATTAAACTATGGGAACTGGATAATATCACGGGAGAATTAACAGAACTAATCGGCATAGCGGGCATCGAACGACCCTCTTTTATTGCTGTTCATCCCAATGGCACAAGCTTTGTAGCTACGAGTGAAGTAGGAAACGGTGAATTAGTGAGTTATTGGGTTCATCCTGTTGCTAAAAAAATGGTTGAAATCAATCGCCAACGTTCAAATGGAGACCATCCGGCGCACGTTACAATCGATGAAACGGGTCAATGGTTGTTATCGACGACGTATTCAGGAGCCACGATTAATGTTTACCCGCTTCATGCAGATGGCGCAATTGGAGAAATAGCGTTTTCAGTAAAGCATCACGGCTCTGGTCCAAACCAGGATCGGCAAGATGCAGCACATCCGCATTCAATTATCCAAGTTCCGGGTAAAAACTTGTTTTTAGTATCCGATTTAGGAAATGATACCATTTCTACGTACAAACTAAATTCTGATACGGGTGAGCTAACGCTACAATATACGGCATATACCGAAGCGGGAGCAGGACCGCGCCATTTGAGCTTTCATCCATCTGAACCAGTTGTTTACTCGGTCAATGAACTCAACTCGACATTAATGGTTTATAAAATCAGTCGAGAAGGTCGACTGGAATTTTTTCAATTATTACCTTTAGTGCCAGATAGCTATAATGGAGAAAACACGAGTGCAGAAGTGGCGGTATCGAGTGATGGTCTTTTCGTCTACGCATCAAATCGTGGTCACGATAGTATTGCCTCTTTTTCTGTACAAGCTAATGGTACATTAGAGAATTTGGGACTAGCAGGATCAGGTGGAGAAGGCCCAAGACATTTTGCTCTAGTGCCTGGTAACGATAGATTGATTGTAGCGAACGAAAATTCGCATACCTTAACAACTTTGAAAATAGGTCATTCCGGCACACCTTGTATTATTGAATATTTCATCGAAACGACTGCGCCTGTTTGCGTTAAAGTAATTAAATAA
- the glgP gene encoding glycogen/starch/alpha-glucan family phosphorylase: protein MFSSKEEFKKFFMNRIADKRSQKSLEMAFETLWEMTHEWIQENWNRTNQLYEKEPEKQLYYFSIEFLIGRVLGQNLVNLNFYDVVKEGLDELGLKLSEIEELEDEPGLGNGGLGRLAACFMDSLASLALPGHGYGLRYKGGLFTQHFVNGNQTEQPTKWIKEKNNADARQKDLAVEVAYYGDVQLVVGTAGVKRTIENPVWVKAVPYDLPIVGANGGTINTLRLWQAEVSERPFPSTKDHTVYEHETAKITDRLYPDDSLESGKILRLKQQYLLCSASLQDLLRNPSFPVEEIPENIAIQINDTHPALAIPELMRILIDDHSLGWEQAWDITTRTISYTNHTILTEAMEKWDCHLIQSLLPRIYLIIEEIDLRFKESLQNQGKTVDVLRKLSIIEEGVIKMAVLAVVGSYKVNGVAKLHTNILKKREMKELNEQFPNKFHNKTNGITHRRWLIKANPELSELITETIGARWVKEPERLDELHSFAQNPSFLQDFQAVKKLKKEQLIYHLQRDQNIVVDSASIFDIHIKRFHGYKRQLMNILHIQMLYNRIKHDSTYRPYPRTFFFGGKAAPTYHFAKQVIKMINTIASKVNNDPLVREHLHIVFVENYNVTQAEYLIPAAEVSEQISTASKEASGTGNMKLMMNGALTIGTFDGANVEMFEQVGEENAFVFGMRAEEIMQYEKEKSYNPKEIIEGDPEIAKMMRQLATGKFTDGKINADFIVEQLLEDKDPYFVLKDIHSYAKAHEKILKAYDNPMKWAEMSVKNMAASGIFSSDRTIQQYSDDVWHLSKVPSIH, encoded by the coding sequence ATGTTTTCATCAAAAGAAGAGTTTAAAAAATTTTTCATGAATCGTATAGCAGATAAAAGATCACAAAAAAGTCTAGAGATGGCTTTTGAAACGCTTTGGGAAATGACGCATGAATGGATTCAAGAAAATTGGAATCGAACAAATCAATTATATGAAAAAGAGCCTGAGAAACAATTGTATTATTTCTCTATTGAGTTTCTTATTGGCCGTGTATTAGGACAAAACCTCGTCAATTTAAATTTTTACGATGTCGTCAAAGAAGGTCTAGATGAACTAGGCCTTAAACTATCCGAAATTGAAGAACTTGAAGACGAACCAGGTCTTGGTAACGGCGGTTTAGGAAGACTTGCTGCTTGTTTTATGGATTCTTTAGCTTCACTTGCATTGCCAGGACACGGTTATGGATTACGGTATAAAGGTGGACTTTTCACACAGCATTTCGTCAATGGCAATCAAACCGAACAACCCACAAAATGGATTAAAGAAAAAAACAATGCAGATGCCCGACAAAAAGATTTGGCGGTTGAAGTTGCTTATTATGGAGATGTTCAATTGGTAGTAGGGACAGCAGGAGTAAAAAGAACAATAGAAAATCCTGTATGGGTCAAAGCGGTGCCTTATGATTTGCCAATTGTTGGAGCAAACGGTGGTACCATCAATACGCTTCGTCTTTGGCAGGCAGAAGTATCAGAACGTCCATTTCCTAGCACTAAGGACCATACCGTATATGAGCACGAAACGGCTAAAATCACAGATCGTCTTTATCCAGACGATTCGCTCGAGAGTGGAAAAATTCTTCGTTTGAAACAGCAATATTTGCTTTGCAGTGCATCGCTCCAGGATTTATTAAGAAATCCTAGTTTTCCCGTAGAAGAAATACCAGAGAATATTGCCATTCAAATCAACGATACACATCCTGCACTCGCGATCCCAGAATTAATGCGGATCCTCATAGATGACCACTCTCTTGGATGGGAACAAGCATGGGACATTACCACGCGCACTATTTCCTATACAAATCATACAATTTTAACAGAGGCTATGGAGAAATGGGACTGTCATTTGATTCAATCCTTGCTTCCGAGAATTTATTTAATTATTGAGGAAATTGATTTGCGTTTTAAAGAAAGTTTGCAAAATCAAGGGAAAACCGTGGATGTCCTCCGTAAATTATCGATTATTGAAGAAGGTGTCATTAAGATGGCTGTCTTAGCGGTAGTTGGTAGTTATAAAGTTAATGGCGTTGCCAAATTGCATACAAACATATTGAAAAAACGAGAAATGAAAGAGCTAAATGAACAATTTCCGAATAAGTTTCATAATAAAACCAACGGCATTACACACCGAAGATGGTTGATCAAAGCCAATCCCGAGTTATCGGAATTGATTACGGAAACAATTGGTGCGCGCTGGGTAAAAGAGCCTGAACGGTTAGATGAATTGCATAGTTTTGCGCAAAATCCATCATTTCTTCAAGATTTTCAAGCCGTAAAAAAGTTGAAAAAAGAGCAGTTGATTTATCATTTGCAGCGAGATCAAAATATTGTTGTGGATTCGGCTTCTATTTTTGATATTCACATCAAGCGTTTTCATGGCTACAAGCGACAGTTGATGAATATTTTACACATTCAAATGTTATACAACCGGATTAAACACGATTCAACTTATCGTCCTTATCCTAGAACATTCTTTTTTGGAGGCAAAGCAGCACCGACTTACCATTTTGCAAAACAAGTGATTAAAATGATCAATACAATCGCATCAAAAGTGAATAATGATCCTTTAGTAAGAGAGCATTTGCACATTGTATTTGTTGAAAATTACAATGTGACGCAAGCGGAATACTTAATCCCGGCAGCTGAAGTAAGCGAACAAATATCTACTGCTTCAAAAGAAGCTTCAGGTACGGGTAATATGAAGTTGATGATGAATGGAGCATTGACCATTGGGACATTTGATGGGGCGAATGTTGAGATGTTTGAACAAGTGGGAGAAGAAAACGCATTTGTTTTTGGGATGCGCGCTGAAGAAATCATGCAATATGAAAAAGAAAAATCTTATAATCCGAAAGAAATAATTGAAGGAGATCCAGAAATTGCAAAAATGATGCGACAACTAGCAACAGGAAAGTTTACAGATGGAAAAATAAATGCTGATTTTATTGTAGAACAATTATTGGAAGATAAGGATCCTTATTTTGTGTTAAAAGATATTCATAGCTACGCAAAAGCTCACGAAAAAATATTGAAAGCGTACGACAACCCAATGAAATGGGCAGAGATGAGCGTTAAAAATATGGCTGCTTCAGGTATTTTCTCGAGTGATCGTACGATTCAGCAATATTCAGATGATGTTTGGCATTTAAGCAAAGTTCCCAGTATTCACTAA
- a CDS encoding SDR family oxidoreductase, with protein sequence MAENAFDNTDLKAYKASGVLADKVAIVTGASSGIGQAVAIAYAKEGAKIVIGYLEDEPGAQKTISLIESYGGQAKALAGDLGKSENCDKLVQFTLAEFGQIDILVNNAGYQYPQTSPLDITDEQLLKTFEIKAFAMFYLTRAALPHLKKGARIINTASINAYRGHSDLIDYSGANGAMVAMTRALARRLVREEIAVNGIAPGPIWTPLITKTFGELNPNVADDFGEDVPAGRPGQPYELVKAYVFLADSQNSYMTGQFLHMNGGDYMST encoded by the coding sequence ATGGCAGAAAATGCATTTGATAATACGGATTTAAAAGCTTATAAAGCTAGTGGAGTACTCGCTGACAAAGTAGCGATTGTTACAGGAGCTAGTAGCGGAATCGGCCAAGCTGTAGCAATTGCTTATGCTAAGGAAGGTGCAAAAATAGTCATCGGATATCTGGAAGATGAACCAGGCGCTCAAAAAACCATTTCGTTAATTGAGTCTTATGGCGGGCAAGCTAAAGCTTTGGCTGGCGATTTAGGCAAATCGGAGAATTGTGATAAACTTGTACAATTTACTTTAGCTGAATTTGGTCAAATCGATATTTTGGTTAATAATGCGGGGTATCAATACCCACAAACCTCACCACTCGATATCACGGATGAACAATTACTCAAAACGTTTGAAATCAAAGCATTTGCTATGTTTTATTTAACGAGAGCGGCTCTTCCTCATTTAAAAAAAGGGGCTCGCATTATTAACACAGCATCGATCAATGCTTATCGAGGTCATTCGGATTTGATCGATTACTCTGGTGCAAATGGTGCGATGGTAGCTATGACACGAGCGCTTGCCCGTCGATTAGTACGGGAGGAAATTGCAGTAAACGGCATCGCCCCTGGACCGATTTGGACACCGCTTATTACCAAAACGTTTGGTGAGTTAAATCCAAACGTAGCGGACGATTTTGGTGAAGATGTGCCAGCAGGACGACCGGGTCAACCTTATGAGTTAGTAAAGGCGTATGTGTTTTTAGCAGACTCGCAAAATTCCTATATGACAGGTCAATTTTTGCATATGAATGGCGGAGACTACATGTCTACTTAA
- the glgA gene encoding glycogen synthase GlgA, translated as MKIVMAAAECAPFAKAGGLADVMGALPKELSRLGHEIIVIIPKYSIISSEYTAEFILKETIEMSFKGQRHSFRVFEFEQAGVTYLFVEKDDYFKRDHIYGQSDDAERYAFFNRSVLEIIQQQQQQPDVIHVHDWHTAAILFLLKEDSRYASIKEMKSVLTIHNLQFQGQFSKKTFLENFEVDERFYDDGFVEWNGNYNSLKTGLSYADAITTVSPTYRDEILTDIYGEKLNRFLQKKEQDLVGILNGIDTEVYNPATDLFIEREFDALSIEGKQINKRAIQQKVGLPDRGDAPLLTMISRLAGQKGVDVLQKILPKLLTEEDVQFVLLGSGETQYELFFKKLAEDFPEKVAVYIGFDEKFAHLLYAGADIFLMPSHFEPCGLSQLISMQYGTVPVANKTGGLKDTVIEYNEQDKSGNGFLSNFLTNQPFDLALQRALSFYQQPEHWKTIKKNGMEGNYSWSRSAAEYAKLYEKLS; from the coding sequence ATGAAGATTGTAATGGCAGCAGCAGAATGTGCGCCTTTTGCAAAAGCTGGCGGACTAGCAGATGTAATGGGAGCTCTGCCTAAAGAACTCAGCAGACTGGGCCATGAAATCATAGTAATTATCCCGAAATACAGTATCATTTCGTCTGAATATACAGCAGAATTCATCTTAAAAGAAACGATTGAAATGTCCTTTAAAGGACAGCGACATTCCTTTCGGGTTTTTGAATTCGAACAAGCGGGCGTAACTTATCTTTTTGTTGAAAAAGACGACTATTTTAAAAGAGATCACATATATGGTCAATCAGATGATGCGGAACGTTATGCGTTCTTCAATCGCTCCGTGTTAGAGATTATTCAGCAACAACAGCAACAACCAGATGTCATTCATGTACATGATTGGCATACGGCAGCTATTCTTTTTTTACTAAAAGAAGACTCACGCTATGCTTCTATAAAAGAAATGAAGAGCGTATTGACCATTCACAATTTGCAATTCCAAGGGCAATTTTCGAAAAAGACATTTCTAGAAAATTTTGAAGTCGATGAACGTTTTTATGACGATGGCTTTGTTGAATGGAATGGAAACTATAACTCATTAAAGACAGGGCTTTCTTATGCTGATGCAATAACAACAGTAAGCCCAACGTATAGAGATGAAATTTTAACAGATATCTATGGTGAAAAACTGAATCGCTTTTTGCAGAAAAAAGAGCAAGATTTAGTGGGCATTTTAAATGGTATTGATACAGAAGTTTACAATCCTGCAACTGACTTGTTTATCGAACGAGAATTTGATGCATTAAGCATAGAAGGAAAACAAATTAATAAACGGGCAATTCAGCAAAAAGTCGGGTTGCCAGATCGTGGAGATGCCCCATTGCTGACGATGATTTCCAGACTTGCAGGACAAAAGGGAGTAGACGTTCTACAAAAAATACTGCCAAAATTATTGACAGAAGAAGATGTTCAGTTTGTCTTATTGGGTTCCGGAGAAACACAATATGAACTGTTTTTTAAAAAGTTAGCTGAGGATTTTCCTGAAAAAGTAGCGGTCTATATTGGATTTGATGAAAAATTTGCTCATTTGTTATATGCCGGAGCTGATATTTTTCTTATGCCGTCGCATTTTGAACCTTGTGGCTTAAGTCAATTGATTTCAATGCAGTACGGGACTGTGCCAGTCGCTAATAAGACAGGTGGACTAAAAGACACCGTCATCGAATACAATGAACAAGACAAGTCTGGAAATGGCTTTCTAAGTAATTTTTTAACAAATCAACCTTTTGATTTAGCGCTACAGCGTGCTTTAAGTTTTTACCAACAGCCTGAGCATTGGAAAACTATTAAGAAAAATGGAATGGAAGGCAATTATTCCTGGTCGCGTTCTGCGGCAGAATACGCCAAACTTTATGAAAAGCTAAGCTAA